A single window of Methanobrevibacter ruminantium DNA harbors:
- a CDS encoding MBL fold metallo-hydrolase, producing MKITFLGSGGGRFATISQKRMTGGFRIDDFGGKNYQVDPGPGALVRSYQFGVNPTKIDGVFISHSHTDHYNDAEIFIEAMTRGMTKNNGIIMGSQSVFEKFQRWGPAISSYHKSNSKNLILTPNKIARFPSFTIKGTETRHGDPTGVGFQIENNGFKISYTADTEYFDELPKYHKNADILIGSVLRPGPRSIRGHMCTDNFIDIVEQVKPSLAIMTHFGFKMIAANPVEEAIRVSKKTGVRTLAAFDGMKVDINEKYPERSKMIRLKDRFANRIKQEDVYSLNFESKPNKKKE from the coding sequence ATGAAAATTACATTTTTAGGTTCTGGAGGTGGTAGGTTTGCCACCATCAGTCAAAAGAGAATGACTGGGGGCTTCAGAATTGATGATTTTGGAGGAAAGAATTATCAAGTTGACCCCGGTCCTGGAGCATTGGTCAGATCTTATCAGTTTGGTGTAAATCCCACTAAAATTGATGGAGTTTTTATTTCTCATTCTCATACAGACCATTATAATGATGCTGAAATATTCATTGAAGCAATGACAAGAGGAATGACAAAGAACAATGGTATCATTATGGGAAGCCAATCTGTTTTTGAAAAATTCCAACGTTGGGGTCCTGCTATTTCAAGTTATCATAAAAGCAATTCTAAAAATTTGATCTTGACTCCTAATAAGATAGCACGTTTTCCTTCATTTACCATTAAAGGTACTGAAACAAGACATGGAGACCCTACAGGTGTAGGTTTCCAAATAGAGAATAATGGGTTTAAGATTTCATACACTGCTGACACTGAATATTTTGATGAATTGCCGAAATACCATAAAAATGCAGACATTTTAATTGGTAGTGTCTTAAGGCCAGGACCAAGATCCATTAGGGGACATATGTGCACTGATAATTTCATTGACATTGTTGAGCAGGTCAAGCCAAGTTTAGCGATTATGACACACTTCGGTTTCAAGATGATTGCTGCAAACCCAGTTGAAGAGGCAATAAGAGTCTCTAAAAAGACTGGAGTTAGAACATTAGCTGCTTTTGATGGTATGAAAGTGGATATCAATGAGAAATATCCTGAACGTTCTAAAATGATTCGTCTTAAGGATAGGTTTGCAAATCGCATAAAACAAGAGGATGTCTATTCCCTTAATTTCGAATCAAAACCAAATAAAAAAAAGGAATAA
- the aroC gene encoding chorismate synthase: MTNTIGKIFSITSFGSSHGKALGAVIDGCPANLELSEEDIQIELNKRRPGTSALTTSRKEGDKIEIVSGIFEGKTDGTPITGIVYNTNQKSKDYSNIKNTPRPGHGDFCWMEKYGIYDYNGGGRGSGRITIGHVIGGAIAKKLLKTQGIEIISHVVQIGNIKAENIDYGNLKDTIEKNNVKCGDANAAKLMEELILSKKQEGDSVGGIVETIATGVPAGLGEPVFGKLDGDLAQILMSINAVKGVEIGLGFESAKSTASEINDEFYYDEDNNIKTKTNNSGGILGGMSNGMPIVSRIAVKPTPSISKIQNTIDLEKGENTTIEISGRHDPCICPRVTAVAESATAIILADHMIRGGFIHPTNLNKSI; encoded by the coding sequence ATGACAAACACTATTGGAAAAATCTTTTCAATTACAAGTTTCGGTTCCAGTCATGGAAAAGCACTTGGAGCAGTTATAGATGGATGTCCAGCTAATTTGGAACTTAGCGAAGAGGATATTCAAATTGAATTGAATAAAAGAAGACCTGGAACAAGTGCGCTCACAACATCCAGAAAGGAAGGGGATAAAATAGAAATTGTATCTGGAATATTTGAAGGAAAAACAGATGGAACCCCAATCACTGGAATCGTTTATAACACCAATCAAAAATCCAAGGATTATTCAAACATTAAGAACACTCCAAGGCCAGGACATGGAGATTTTTGCTGGATGGAAAAATATGGAATCTACGACTATAATGGAGGAGGTCGTGGAAGCGGCAGAATCACCATAGGACATGTTATTGGAGGGGCTATTGCAAAGAAACTATTAAAGACCCAAGGCATTGAAATAATATCCCACGTTGTCCAAATAGGAAATATCAAAGCAGAAAATATAGATTATGGAAACCTAAAAGACACAATTGAAAAAAACAACGTCAAATGTGGTGATGCAAATGCTGCAAAACTCATGGAAGAATTGATCCTTTCCAAAAAACAGGAAGGGGATTCAGTTGGAGGAATAGTTGAAACAATTGCAACTGGAGTTCCTGCAGGACTTGGAGAGCCAGTGTTTGGAAAGCTTGATGGTGATTTGGCACAAATTTTAATGAGCATTAATGCAGTTAAAGGAGTTGAAATAGGATTAGGCTTTGAAAGTGCAAAATCAACAGCATCAGAGATTAACGATGAATTCTACTACGATGAAGACAATAATATAAAAACTAAAACCAATAATTCTGGAGGAATTCTTGGTGGAATGAGTAATGGAATGCCAATCGTTTCAAGAATTGCTGTTAAGCCAACACCTTCAATCTCTAAAATCCAAAATACAATTGACTTGGAAAAAGGAGAAAACACAACAATTGAAATCAGTGGCAGACATGATCCATGCATATGTCCAAGAGTCACTGCAGTTGCCGAATCAGCTACAGCTATCATTTTAGCGGACCATATGATTCGCGGAGGATTTATACATCCGACAAACTTAAATAAGTCTATTTAA
- a CDS encoding DUF2121 family protein, whose protein sequence is MSLIIAYVGKKGCVMAGDKRRIAYFGSKDERELLEQEIYTGEITSDEELYARAEELGISLKITDDATKVKSVENVAVGEVSSRGTMETKRKRIYGTTNGFQIIELTGSEIVNAKRGESSIIVFGNKITKSLANEMLKNRWKPSFSLKYMGDIFGQIIDDISKKTPSLGTKYDVVIQQNNLSKDKVQDYLDEVIERDVTLLAKFRTKLREDLLKQNETIKLASTIIDEGPVGIVDSIDEKMIQVKLNPDVRAFDINWKLLAKPGENVIMFVEEEDDALLKDQVVIENEVLCIKRNKANLKCDIILCHLK, encoded by the coding sequence TGCCTATTTTGGTTCTAAAGATGAACGTGAACTTTTAGAACAAGAAATTTACACCGGTGAAATCACTAGTGATGAAGAATTATATGCAAGAGCGGAAGAGCTCGGAATAAGCTTAAAAATTACAGATGATGCAACTAAAGTAAAAAGTGTAGAAAATGTAGCTGTAGGGGAAGTAAGTTCAAGAGGAACTATGGAAACCAAAAGAAAAAGAATTTATGGTACAACAAACGGTTTCCAAATTATTGAACTAACTGGATCTGAAATAGTCAATGCCAAAAGAGGAGAATCTTCCATAATTGTATTTGGAAATAAGATTACAAAATCTTTAGCTAATGAAATGCTTAAAAACAGATGGAAACCTAGTTTCAGCTTAAAATATATGGGAGATATTTTTGGTCAGATAATAGATGATATCTCTAAAAAAACTCCTTCATTAGGTACTAAATATGATGTTGTTATTCAACAAAACAACTTATCAAAAGACAAGGTTCAAGATTATTTGGATGAAGTCATTGAAAGAGATGTAACTCTTTTAGCTAAGTTTAGAACAAAGCTTAGGGAAGATTTATTAAAACAAAATGAAACAATTAAATTAGCTTCCACAATTATCGATGAAGGTCCTGTGGGAATTGTTGATTCAATTGATGAAAAGATGATTCAAGTGAAATTAAATCCTGATGTAAGGGCATTTGACATCAATTGGAAACTTCTTGCAAAGCCTGGTGAAAATGTTATCATGTTTGTTGAAGAGGAAGATGATGCATTATTAAAAGACCAAGTTGTTATTGAAAATGAAGTTTTATGCATTAAACGTAATAAGGCTAATTTAAAATGTGATATCATATTATGTCATCTTAAATAA